Proteins encoded in a region of the Geobacillus genomosp. 3 genome:
- the pdaB gene encoding polysaccharide deacetylase family sporulation protein PdaB, whose translation MFYALNGRALKKALIIICSAFFTAVVLYAYEMNRPVLSLPSGPKAVYKVDNNRDEVALTFDISWGDENADKILDVLKQHGIKNATFFLSASWAERHPAVVKRIKQEGHEIGSMGYNFVNYTELENAKIRQDLMMAEKVFDTLGIKNVELLRPPGGNFNQNVLKIAESLGYTVVHWSIDSKDWLNPGTEQIVANVTNDLEPGDIVLLHASDSAKQTAKALPEIIAAMKENGYKNASLSELLANGGAESKGID comes from the coding sequence ATGTTTTATGCGCTGAACGGGCGGGCGCTGAAAAAAGCTCTCATTATTATTTGTTCCGCCTTTTTTACCGCTGTCGTTCTGTACGCCTATGAAATGAACCGTCCGGTTTTGTCGCTCCCTTCCGGTCCAAAGGCGGTATATAAGGTGGACAATAACCGTGATGAGGTGGCGTTGACATTTGACATTAGCTGGGGAGATGAGAATGCAGACAAAATTTTAGATGTCTTAAAACAGCATGGGATTAAAAATGCGACCTTTTTTTTATCAGCTTCCTGGGCCGAACGCCATCCGGCTGTTGTGAAACGGATCAAACAGGAAGGACATGAAATCGGCAGCATGGGGTATAATTTTGTCAACTACACAGAACTTGAGAACGCCAAAATCCGTCAGGATTTAATGATGGCGGAAAAAGTATTTGACACACTGGGGATTAAGAATGTCGAACTATTGCGCCCCCCAGGGGGGAACTTTAACCAAAACGTACTAAAAATTGCGGAGTCTCTCGGCTATACGGTCGTACATTGGAGCATCGACTCAAAAGATTGGCTGAACCCCGGGACAGAGCAAATTGTCGCAAACGTCACCAATGATTTAGAGCCAGGCGATATCGTACTCCTTCACGCTTCTGATTCGGCGAAACAAACCGCAAAAGCGTTGCCGGAAATTATTGCGGCGATGAAAGAAAACGGGTATAAAAACGCCAGTCTTTCTGAACTATTGGCAAACGGTGGAGCTGAAAGCAAGGGGATTGACTAA